The following proteins are encoded in a genomic region of Triticum dicoccoides isolate Atlit2015 ecotype Zavitan chromosome 1B, WEW_v2.0, whole genome shotgun sequence:
- the LOC119302615 gene encoding transcription factor MYB2-like gives MDMDKEYYKACMGMEALPMSPAGFSAVTTEVTMVVATASEDEGDLKRGPWTAEEDMLLVDYISKHGEGRWNSLARCAGLRRTGKSCRLRWLNYLRPDVRRGNITPEEQLLILDLHSRWGNRWSKIAQRLPGRTDNEVKNYWRTRVQKHAKQLHCDVNSDRFRDVVRQVWMPRLLERVQAESSSAAAAAAAGVGVPALTRAMSSPAGASQYHYHCVDHASSGEPSRKVAVTMSPDTSSTLRSSLSPAETSHGAHFPAWGAATATANVDGSMMQCAGREGGAIGGDQYVIHGDSLSGSWSELLAATDIPDFEFGNFDDNLWSLEDIYC, from the exons ATGGACATGGACAAGGAGTACTACAAGGCCTGCATGGGCATGGAGGCGCTGCCGATGAGCCCGGCCGGTTTTTCGGCGGTGACGACAGAGGTGACCATGGTGGTGGCGACAGCAAGCGAGGACGAGGGCGACCTGAAGAGGGGCCCGTGGACGGCGGAGGAGGACATGCTGCTCGTCGACTACATCTCCAAGCACGGCGAGGGGCGCTGGAACTCGCTCGCTCGATGCGCAG GCCTGAGGCGCACTGGGAAGAGCTGCCGGCTCCGGTGGCTGAACTACCTCCGTCCCGACGTCCGGCGCGGCAACATCACGCCGGAGGAGCAGCTGCTGATACTGGACCTGCACTCCCGGTGGGGCAACCGCTGGTCCAAGATCGCGCAGCGCCTCCCGGGGAGGACGGACAACGAGGTCAAGAACTACTGGCGCACCAGGGTACAGAAGCACGCCAAGCAGCTCCACTGCGACGTCAACAGCGACCGCTTCCGCGACGTCGTCAGGCAAGTCTGGATGCCGCGCCTCCTCGAGCGCGTCCAGGCCGaaagctcctccgccgccgccgccgctgctgcaggAGTGGGTGTTCCGGCGCTGACAAGGGCGATGAGCTCGCCGGCCGGTGCATCACAGTACCACTACCACTGCGTCGATCACGCGAGCAGCGGGGAGCCGAGCCGGAAGGTGGCGGTGACTATGAGCCCTGACACCTCGAGCACGCTCCGGTCTTCTCTGTCACCGGCGGAGACATCACACGGAGCCCATTTCCCAGCGTGGGGCGCTGCCACTGCCACGGCGAACGTTGATGGCTCGATGATGCAGTGCGCCGGACGCGAGGGTGGGGCCATAGGCGGCGATCAGTACGTCATCCACGGCGACAGCCTCAGCGGGAGCTGGTCGGAGCTCCTCGCCGCCACCGATATCCCGGACTTTGAGTTCGGAAATTTCGACGACAACTTGTGGAGCCTAGAGGACATTTACTGCTGA